The Antedon mediterranea chromosome 7, ecAntMedi1.1, whole genome shotgun sequence genome has a segment encoding these proteins:
- the LOC140055688 gene encoding transcription factor ETV6-like isoform X1 — protein sequence MLSSLPPPYMQAQIYADMTSDEASPSTVRPLSQTVVVPPYISFDYPSLCSPTGNQHSSAMIGYGSAVAKPVAIPSTSPYSVFPISKYPHLWTKEDVKIWLKWCVEEFSLNEIAVDRFSMNGKALCLLRKDGFNDRVPYTGDVLYEHLQTLLQLKNIHDPQVQSNSLQKCSNNAAESRQCQASHIQASDERHHRSPHRQPSNTPPSIQVHSHYSYQPDQRHCTSPCNTERYQHFSSFPTRQSPGQVVQRSPTLQSPLHVRKQFCYDTADRRRSISTTPPGVTRTNPTSSDVTRTTLALSATAFPLNLSVSHTDKTETPSSDSGTSSPSEIMDEKIRKHAKRSRHHHMKTPYDTSDNIVVDRSSFKRRVIVSPTYHSQLQDNIAKEAHRKHESTLYKYKGSDHHKIPGQESRQKSPIHLEIGERFPIPVPQFQFKPDLAIPVFPGTSSIMQSRQAYQGSNFGVIPGFTTTVTEKCSENSKPTDGRLLWDFLGQLLLDRKYQPYIRWEDEQLRIFRILDPVAIANLWGRQKNRTNMTYEKLSRALRYYYKMNIIRKEPGQKLTYRFLQDPQELALTYRNNKSKKNSDLAGEVDKGVVSEDEEHGDESDIEEMAESSVCINEQMRLIDQDNTQRMGESLNAEKGHEREYIDDLNLQNTNDTTCVIKLEPKSDTDIPESNK from the exons ATGCTATCGTCTTTACCACCACCATACATGCAGGCTCAAA TATATGCCGATATGACGTCTGATGAAGCATCACCCTCAACTGTGCGGCCCTTAAGCCAGACAGTAGTGGTTCCCCCTTACATCTCATTTGACTATCCATCTCTCTGTAGCCCTACTGGCAATCAGCATTCATCCGCTATGATTGGCTACGGCTCAGCAGTTGCTAAACCGGTTGCAATCCCTTCAACTTCCCCATATTCAGTTTTTCCAATAT CTAAATATCCACATTTATGGACAAAAGAAGATGTAAAGATTTGGCTAAAATGGTGTGTTGAAGAGTTTTCACTAAATGAGATTGCTGTTGATAGATTTTCGATGAATGGTAAAGCTTTGTGTCTGCTGCGTAAAGACGGCTTCAACGACCGTGTCCCCTACACTGGTGATGTTTTATATGAGCATCTTCAAACACTTTTACAACTTAAAA ATATCCATGATCCACAAGTTCAATCAAATTCTTTACAGAAATGCTCAAATAATGCAGCAGAAAGCAGGCAATGCCAAGCTTCACATATTCAAGCATCAG ATGAAAGACACCACAGAAGTCCTCACAGGCAACCATCGAATACACCGCCCTCTATCCAAGTACACAGTCATTATTCTTACCAACCGGATCAACGTCATTGCACAAGCCCCTGCAACACTGAAAGATATCAACATTTTTCATCATTTCCAACACGACAGAGCCCTGGTCAAGTTGTTCAAAGAAGCCCGACACTTCAGAGTCCTCTACATGTTAGGAAGCAATTTTGTTATGACACGGCGGATCGACGGAGGTCAATATCTACTACGCCACCTGGTGTTACTAGGACAAATCCAACTTCATCTGATGTTACTAGGACAACACTAGCCTTAAGTGCAACAGCATTTCCTCTTAATTTGTCAGTTTCTCATACTg ATAAAACAGAAACTCCAAGTAGTGATTCTGGAACAAGCTCTCCAAGTGAGATTATGGATGAAAAGATTCGTAAACATGCCAAGAGAAGCCGCCACCACCATATGAAGACTCCTTACGACACCTCTGATAATATAGTGGTCGATCGTTCCTCATTCAAACGTCGAGTGATTGTCTCTCCAACTTACCACTCACAGTTACAAGACAACATCGCCAAAGAAGCTCATCGAAAACATGAATCTACCTTATACAAATACAAAGGAAGTGACCATCATAAAATACCTGGTCAAGAGTCCAGACAAAAAAGTCCAATCCATTTGGAAATTGGTGAAAGATTCCCGATTCCTGTTCCACAATTCCAATTTAAGCCAGACTTAGCGATTCCAGTTTTTCCTGGAACAAGTTCCATAATGCAGAGCAGGCAGGCATATCAAGGGTCAAACTTTGGCGTCATACCTGGCTTCACAACAACTGTAACTGAGAAGTGTTCAGAAAATTCAAAACCAACAG ATGGTCGATTGCTTTGGGACTTCCTTGGGCAGCTTCTTCTTGATCGCAAATACCAGCCATATATCCGCTGGGAAGATGAACAGCTGCGAATATTCCGCATCCTAGATCCTGTTGCCATTGCCAACCTGTGGGGGCGACAAAAGAACCGCACAAATATGACTTATGAGAAGCTATCGAGGGCGCTGCGTTATTATTACAAGATGAATATTATTAGAAAGGAGCCTGGACAGAAGTTAACTTACAG GTTTTTACAAGATCCTCAAGAGTTGGCTTTGACATACAGGAACAACAAATCGAAAAAAAATAGTGACCTCGCTGGTGAAGTTGACAAGGGAGTTGTAAGCGAAGACGAAGAGCATGGTGATGAAAGTGATATTGAAGAAATGGCAGAAAGTAGTGTATGCATAAACGAACAAATGAGGCTGATTGACCAAGACAATACCCAAAGAATGGGTGAAAGTCTCAATGCCGAAAAAGGACATGAAAGAGAATATATTGATGACTTAAATCtacaaaatacaaatgatacaacATGTGTAATTAAGTTGGAGCCTAAGAGTGACACTGACATTCCAGAAAGCAACAAATAA
- the LOC140055688 gene encoding transcription factor ETV6-like isoform X2 has product MTSDEASPSTVRPLSQTVVVPPYISFDYPSLCSPTGNQHSSAMIGYGSAVAKPVAIPSTSPYSVFPISKYPHLWTKEDVKIWLKWCVEEFSLNEIAVDRFSMNGKALCLLRKDGFNDRVPYTGDVLYEHLQTLLQLKNIHDPQVQSNSLQKCSNNAAESRQCQASHIQASDERHHRSPHRQPSNTPPSIQVHSHYSYQPDQRHCTSPCNTERYQHFSSFPTRQSPGQVVQRSPTLQSPLHVRKQFCYDTADRRRSISTTPPGVTRTNPTSSDVTRTTLALSATAFPLNLSVSHTDKTETPSSDSGTSSPSEIMDEKIRKHAKRSRHHHMKTPYDTSDNIVVDRSSFKRRVIVSPTYHSQLQDNIAKEAHRKHESTLYKYKGSDHHKIPGQESRQKSPIHLEIGERFPIPVPQFQFKPDLAIPVFPGTSSIMQSRQAYQGSNFGVIPGFTTTVTEKCSENSKPTDGRLLWDFLGQLLLDRKYQPYIRWEDEQLRIFRILDPVAIANLWGRQKNRTNMTYEKLSRALRYYYKMNIIRKEPGQKLTYRFLQDPQELALTYRNNKSKKNSDLAGEVDKGVVSEDEEHGDESDIEEMAESSVCINEQMRLIDQDNTQRMGESLNAEKGHEREYIDDLNLQNTNDTTCVIKLEPKSDTDIPESNK; this is encoded by the exons ATGACGTCTGATGAAGCATCACCCTCAACTGTGCGGCCCTTAAGCCAGACAGTAGTGGTTCCCCCTTACATCTCATTTGACTATCCATCTCTCTGTAGCCCTACTGGCAATCAGCATTCATCCGCTATGATTGGCTACGGCTCAGCAGTTGCTAAACCGGTTGCAATCCCTTCAACTTCCCCATATTCAGTTTTTCCAATAT CTAAATATCCACATTTATGGACAAAAGAAGATGTAAAGATTTGGCTAAAATGGTGTGTTGAAGAGTTTTCACTAAATGAGATTGCTGTTGATAGATTTTCGATGAATGGTAAAGCTTTGTGTCTGCTGCGTAAAGACGGCTTCAACGACCGTGTCCCCTACACTGGTGATGTTTTATATGAGCATCTTCAAACACTTTTACAACTTAAAA ATATCCATGATCCACAAGTTCAATCAAATTCTTTACAGAAATGCTCAAATAATGCAGCAGAAAGCAGGCAATGCCAAGCTTCACATATTCAAGCATCAG ATGAAAGACACCACAGAAGTCCTCACAGGCAACCATCGAATACACCGCCCTCTATCCAAGTACACAGTCATTATTCTTACCAACCGGATCAACGTCATTGCACAAGCCCCTGCAACACTGAAAGATATCAACATTTTTCATCATTTCCAACACGACAGAGCCCTGGTCAAGTTGTTCAAAGAAGCCCGACACTTCAGAGTCCTCTACATGTTAGGAAGCAATTTTGTTATGACACGGCGGATCGACGGAGGTCAATATCTACTACGCCACCTGGTGTTACTAGGACAAATCCAACTTCATCTGATGTTACTAGGACAACACTAGCCTTAAGTGCAACAGCATTTCCTCTTAATTTGTCAGTTTCTCATACTg ATAAAACAGAAACTCCAAGTAGTGATTCTGGAACAAGCTCTCCAAGTGAGATTATGGATGAAAAGATTCGTAAACATGCCAAGAGAAGCCGCCACCACCATATGAAGACTCCTTACGACACCTCTGATAATATAGTGGTCGATCGTTCCTCATTCAAACGTCGAGTGATTGTCTCTCCAACTTACCACTCACAGTTACAAGACAACATCGCCAAAGAAGCTCATCGAAAACATGAATCTACCTTATACAAATACAAAGGAAGTGACCATCATAAAATACCTGGTCAAGAGTCCAGACAAAAAAGTCCAATCCATTTGGAAATTGGTGAAAGATTCCCGATTCCTGTTCCACAATTCCAATTTAAGCCAGACTTAGCGATTCCAGTTTTTCCTGGAACAAGTTCCATAATGCAGAGCAGGCAGGCATATCAAGGGTCAAACTTTGGCGTCATACCTGGCTTCACAACAACTGTAACTGAGAAGTGTTCAGAAAATTCAAAACCAACAG ATGGTCGATTGCTTTGGGACTTCCTTGGGCAGCTTCTTCTTGATCGCAAATACCAGCCATATATCCGCTGGGAAGATGAACAGCTGCGAATATTCCGCATCCTAGATCCTGTTGCCATTGCCAACCTGTGGGGGCGACAAAAGAACCGCACAAATATGACTTATGAGAAGCTATCGAGGGCGCTGCGTTATTATTACAAGATGAATATTATTAGAAAGGAGCCTGGACAGAAGTTAACTTACAG GTTTTTACAAGATCCTCAAGAGTTGGCTTTGACATACAGGAACAACAAATCGAAAAAAAATAGTGACCTCGCTGGTGAAGTTGACAAGGGAGTTGTAAGCGAAGACGAAGAGCATGGTGATGAAAGTGATATTGAAGAAATGGCAGAAAGTAGTGTATGCATAAACGAACAAATGAGGCTGATTGACCAAGACAATACCCAAAGAATGGGTGAAAGTCTCAATGCCGAAAAAGGACATGAAAGAGAATATATTGATGACTTAAATCtacaaaatacaaatgatacaacATGTGTAATTAAGTTGGAGCCTAAGAGTGACACTGACATTCCAGAAAGCAACAAATAA
- the LOC140054006 gene encoding NEDD8-conjugating enzyme Ubc12-like: MIKLFSLKQQKKEEETLGKSGSKPRGSSAAQLRIQKDIADLNLPQTCQIEYPDPDDLLDFKLTISPDEGFYRNGRFVFIFKVGPGYPHDAPKVKCETKVYHPNIDLEGNVCLNILREDWKPVLTISSIIYGLQYLLLEPNPDDPLNREAAEVLRQNRKIFEQNVMKSMRGGYIGNTYFDRCLRL; encoded by the exons ATGATTAAATTGTTCTCACTAAAGCAACAAAAGAAAGAAGAGGAGACATTGGGAAAGTCAGGCTCTAAGCCGAGAGGTTCCAGTGCTGCTCAGTTACGAATCCAGAAAG ATATCGCAGATTTAAATTTACCACAGACATGCCAGATTGAATACCCTGACCCAGATGACCTGCTAGACTTCAAACTCACAATTTCACCTGATGAAGGCTTTTATCGCAATGGTcgatttgtatttatatttaag GTTGGTCCAGGTTATCCACATGATGCACCAAAAGTAAAATGTGAAACCAAGGTTTATCATCCAAACATTGACTTGGAGGGCAATGTATGTTTAAACATTCTCAG GGAAGACTGGAAACCGGTACTAACAATCAGCTCAATCATTTACGGCCTACAATATCTTTTATTG gAGCCTAATCCTGACGACCCATTGAACCGTGAAGCAGCTGAAGTTCTTAGACAAAACAGGAAAATATTTGAGCAAAATGTAATGAAATCAATGCGTGGTGGATACATTGGCAATACATATTTTGACCGATGTTTAAGACTATGA